The Rosa rugosa chromosome 1, drRosRugo1.1, whole genome shotgun sequence genomic sequence TTTGGCTTCTCGAGGCTCTTACCGTATTGCTTGTCTCTCCTATCGCCGTAGCCTTGGCGCTCTCGTGGGGCCCTGTCGTTTGGTGGGGTAGGTTTGTCTCGGTTAATGTCTTTGTTCCTGGTATCGGGATTGTTCACCTGAGGTACGGTTACCGGGTGCGCATTGGTGCTGGTATCGCGGCCGAAGGTGTCGTACTCGGCCTAAGCAAAGGCTGTAGCGGCATCGAGGAGGTCATCATATGTTGCGGGGGGATTGGTGTTGATTTGCAACAAGAAGTATCCGGGTTGGATTGCCTGTTTAAACGCAGATGCCGCCAGGACCGGGTCGAAGGAGCGGCACTGCGTGGCCTGATTTTGCCACCGGCGAACAAAGTCTCGTAATCGCTCGTTTGGCCGCTGCTTGAGCCTGAATAGGTCGGGAGTTGTGCGATATCCACCGCCGCACAGGATGAATCGTCGCAGGAACTTGTCGCCCAATTCTTGGAAACTATCAATGGAGTTGGTGGGTAGGTTGAGGAACCAACGCAGGGCTTCGTCCGTCAAAGTTTCCTCGAACGCATGGCAGGCCATGGCATCTGTATATCGCGTTCCATGGAGTATGGATTCAAAGACTTCGAGATGGTGGTATGGGTCTCGGGTCCCGTTATACTTTTCGATCTTGAGAGGCTTAGCTTCTGGTGGTCGCTTCTCGGCCTGTATACGGGCAGTGAAGCGTCCTGTCTTGCCTTGGAAACCGGCTGTGATCGGCTGCCACCCAGTTCTGTTTTCGGAGCTTTCCACCCGTGCCTGTAGGGAGGCGATGGCCTCGTTCATTTGGAGCAATAGCCGGGTGTTGATATCGAGTGGAGGTATGTTGGCGGCCGTGGTAGTGTTTGGACCCGAGGTTCCCGCCATATCGGCAGTCGGTTGGGGAATTGGTACGGCACCAAGGTGGCCTGGCAGGAGCGGGGAATTCAGGTAGATCACCTGTGGGTCCGTGCTGGTGTTGCTGTGTGTGGGGCGAGTGAGGCTTCCTAACGTGAGATATGGGGGCACGAATGTGCCAGCAAGGCCGGTGGCGGGGTCCGCAGTGAGGGCCGGTCCCGGTGTGGGGACACCGCCAATGGTCGGTATAGGGGTCTTCTGCTGATGGGCCCTGTCTAAGACGTCGTCCTGCGCGACTCGCTGCTGGAGTGCTTCTCGTAGGGAGCGATTCTGGTTGGACATGTTTTTGACCTCCCGACGGGCAGCGATGGCCACTGCGCGCTCGGCCTCGACCTGTGCGCGTGTCTCCATGAGGTCGCGCATTGCTATCTGTAGCGCCTTGGTTGGATCGGTGATCAAGACTGATCCTGTCTCCGTATTAGGGCTCTGAAACTAGAGAGTTCGCTGGACCTCGTGAGACGGGTCGTCGCTGCCGGTGTCGGGATTGCTGGTTGCCATCGATGTGTCGTTCTGCCAGCAAGGAGCCAGGGGAGTCCTTCTAGAGCCAAATGTTTCAGTGGTCTCGAGGGTAGTCTAGTCCAACTGAACACGGGTTGTATCGATCTACTACTATCGTTATCGGTCTAGATTATTTGCAAGATAGacaggtcagagggaagaccgggtgtgccggccttcgaCGCTCCGACGTCTAAGTCAGTATCggataagataatgataatggaaagcgatagtaaacagttacctctttaggTTGTTGGAGATGTCCTTAATGTAGCAGGTTTGTGGGAGCCTGGTCCcgtttctttcggtgtgggacgCTTGGGATCCCGATATCGCCCCGAGGGGTATCGGAACCCCAAGCCGGGAGCTTATCTCGCTAATGTATAGGCGATACgagccttgtgcttccgatacttgtgctTAGGAGGTATGTGTATACCGACACATGCTATAATCGATATAGCATGAATGATGCAGTAAATTAGAGTAGAGTTCTGTATGCCTTTATAGTTAGTCTAGAAAGCATATGTATAAAGGCAAAAAGGTCTATAGTGCTGCACTCTTTTAATTCTTCTGGTATTCTGGTATGGTATTGCTGCAATGATGATGAACCATGTTCCTCGTGGTTAGAATTCCATGAAGAATTGAAGATCAATAAAATTGATCTCTAGTGGGACGATGAAAAGTGGTTTTGTCTTTGGTGTCTTAAATAGAAGAGCCAAATTTTGATGTTATGGGAGTCTCTGGAACTCAACAAGTCACTTGTAATTGAAGAAGGAATTACATAATCCTTTAAAGATTTCAAGATCTTTGTGATCATAAGCAAGACGCATTTTATCATGTAATTTTTACAAGACTCTCGTTGTCAAGAACTTTGAAGGTTCAACAGCAAGAGAA encodes the following:
- the LOC133729116 gene encoding uncharacterized protein LOC133729116, translating into MRDLMETRAQVEAERAVAIAARREVKNMSNQNRSLREALQQRVAQDDVLDRAHQQKTPIPTIGGVPTPGPALTADPATGLAGTFVPPYLTLGSLTRPTHSNTSTDPQVIYLNSPLLPGHLGAVPIPQPTADMAGTSGPNTTTAANIPPLDINTRLLLQMNEAIASLQARVESSENRTGWQPITAGFQGKTGRFTARIQAEKRPPEAKPLKIEKYNGTRDPYHHLEVFESILHGTRYTDAMACHAFEETLTDEALRWFLNLPTNSIDSFQELGDKFLRRFILCGGGYRTTPDLFRLKQRPNERLRDFVRRWQNQATQCRSFDPVLAASAFKQAIQPGYFLLQINTNPPATYDDLLDAATAFA